The Prionailurus bengalensis isolate Pbe53 chromosome A3, Fcat_Pben_1.1_paternal_pri, whole genome shotgun sequence genome includes a window with the following:
- the RALY gene encoding RNA-binding protein Raly isoform X3: MSLKIQTSNVTNKNDPKSINSRVFIGNLNTAVVKKSDVETIFSKYGRVAGCSVHKGYAFVQYANERHARAAVLGENGRVLAGQTLDINMAGEPKPNRPKGLKRAASAIYSGYSFDYDYYRDDFYDRLFDYRGRLSPVPVPRAVPVKRPRVTVPLVRRVKTTIPVKLFARSTAITTSSAKIKLKSSELQTIKTELTQIKSNIDALLGRLEQIAEEQKANPDGKKKGDSGSASASGSGGGSSGGSSRPPAPQEDTASEAGTPQGEAQARDDGDEEGLLTHSEEELEHSQDTDAEDGALQ, from the exons ATGTCCTTGAAGATCCAGACAAGCAACGTAACCAACAAGAATGACCCCAAGTCTATCAATTCTCGAGTCTTCATCGGAAACCTCAACACAGCTGTGGTGAAGAAGTCAGATGTAGAGACCATCTTCTCCAAGTATGGCCGTGTAGCCGGCTGTTCTGTGCACAAAGGTTATGCCTTTGTCCAGTATGCCAATGAGCGTCATGCCCGGGCAGCTGTGCTGGGAGAGAATGGGCGGGTGCTGGCCGGGCAGACCCTGG ATATCAACATGGCTGGAGAGCCCAAGCCCAACAGACCCAAGGGACTAAAGAGAGCAGCATCTGCCATATACAG TGGCTACAGCTTTGACTATGATTACTACCGGGACGACTTCTACGacag GCTCTTCGACTATCGGGGCCGCCTGTCACCTGTGCCAGTGCCCAGGGCAGTCCCTGTGAAGCGACCCCGGGTCACAGTCCCCTTGGTCCGGCGTGTCAAAACCACCATACCCGTCAAGCTCTTTGCCCGCTCCACAGCCATTACCACCAGCTCAGCCAAGATCAAGT TAAAGAGCAGTGAACTGCAGACCATCAAGACAGAGCTGACGCAGATCAAGTCCAACATCGATGCTCTGCTGGGCCGCTTGGAGCAGATTGCCGAGGAGCAGAAGGCCAACCCAG ATGGCAAGAAGAAGGGTGACAGCGGCAGTGCCAGTGCCAGTGGCAGTGGTGGGGGCAGTAGTGGTGGCAGCAGCCGGCCACCAGCCCCCCAAGAGGACACGGCTTCTGAGGCAGGCACGCCCCAGGGAGAAGCACAGGCTCGAGACGACGGCGATGAGGAGGGGCTGCTGACACACAGCGAGGAAGAGCTG GAGCACAGCCAGGACACAGACGCGGAGGATGGGGCCTTGCAGTAA
- the RALY gene encoding RNA-binding protein Raly isoform X2, with translation MSLKIQTSNVTNKNDPKSINSRVFIGNLNTAVVKKSDVETIFSKYGRVAGCSVHKGYAFVQYANERHARAAVLGENGRVLAGQTLDINMAGEPKPNRPKGLKRAASAIYRLFDYRGRLSPVPVPRAVPVKRPRVTVPLVRRVKTTIPVKLFARSTAITTSSAKIKLKSSELQTIKTELTQIKSNIDALLGRLEQIAEEQKANPDGKKKGDSGSASASGSGGGSSGGSSRPPAPQEDTASEAGTPQGEAQARDDGDEEGLLTHSEEELPDRSNGQRQEKGVHCIRPHVGHPPLDTTPSGSQESWQQAPPPPHVPATATSSAGAVIGLPSPRTLPVGTAQARGQRFPYTLPPLPGHSQAWGFSIGLERGGSRGGYPDNKEIGSQLALRWDGLYLFS, from the exons ATGTCCTTGAAGATCCAGACAAGCAACGTAACCAACAAGAATGACCCCAAGTCTATCAATTCTCGAGTCTTCATCGGAAACCTCAACACAGCTGTGGTGAAGAAGTCAGATGTAGAGACCATCTTCTCCAAGTATGGCCGTGTAGCCGGCTGTTCTGTGCACAAAGGTTATGCCTTTGTCCAGTATGCCAATGAGCGTCATGCCCGGGCAGCTGTGCTGGGAGAGAATGGGCGGGTGCTGGCCGGGCAGACCCTGG ATATCAACATGGCTGGAGAGCCCAAGCCCAACAGACCCAAGGGACTAAAGAGAGCAGCATCTGCCATATACAG GCTCTTCGACTATCGGGGCCGCCTGTCACCTGTGCCAGTGCCCAGGGCAGTCCCTGTGAAGCGACCCCGGGTCACAGTCCCCTTGGTCCGGCGTGTCAAAACCACCATACCCGTCAAGCTCTTTGCCCGCTCCACAGCCATTACCACCAGCTCAGCCAAGATCAAGT TAAAGAGCAGTGAACTGCAGACCATCAAGACAGAGCTGACGCAGATCAAGTCCAACATCGATGCTCTGCTGGGCCGCTTGGAGCAGATTGCCGAGGAGCAGAAGGCCAACCCAG ATGGCAAGAAGAAGGGTGACAGCGGCAGTGCCAGTGCCAGTGGCAGTGGTGGGGGCAGTAGTGGTGGCAGCAGCCGGCCACCAGCCCCCCAAGAGGACACGGCTTCTGAGGCAGGCACGCCCCAGGGAGAAGCACAGGCTCGAGACGACGGCGATGAGGAGGGGCTGCTGACACACAGCGAGGAAGAGCTG cctgaCAGGAGCAACGGCCAGCGGCAGGAGAAGGGCGTGCACTGTATCAGGCCTCATGTTGGGCACCCACCCCTGGATACCACCCCCAGCGGGTCCCAGGAGAGCTGGCAGCAGGCACCTCCTCCCCCACACGTCCCAGCCACTGCCACATCCTCTGCAGGTGCAGTTATcggcctcccctccccacgcACCCTCCCTGTTGGCACCGCCCAGGCCAGAGGACAGAGGTTTCCCTATACTCTACCTCCCCTCCCAGGACACTCCCAGGCTTGGGGTTTTTCTATAGGTTTGGAGAGGGGAGGGTCACGGGGAGGGTACCCTGACAATAAAGAGATTGGATCCCAACTTGCTCTGAGATGGGatggtttgtatttattttcttaa
- the RALY gene encoding RNA-binding protein Raly isoform X1 produces the protein MSLKIQTSNVTNKNDPKSINSRVFIGNLNTAVVKKSDVETIFSKYGRVAGCSVHKGYAFVQYANERHARAAVLGENGRVLAGQTLDINMAGEPKPNRPKGLKRAASAIYSGYSFDYDYYRDDFYDRLFDYRGRLSPVPVPRAVPVKRPRVTVPLVRRVKTTIPVKLFARSTAITTSSAKIKLKSSELQTIKTELTQIKSNIDALLGRLEQIAEEQKANPDGKKKGDSGSASASGSGGGSSGGSSRPPAPQEDTASEAGTPQGEAQARDDGDEEGLLTHSEEELPDRSNGQRQEKGVHCIRPHVGHPPLDTTPSGSQESWQQAPPPPHVPATATSSAGAVIGLPSPRTLPVGTAQARGQRFPYTLPPLPGHSQAWGFSIGLERGGSRGGYPDNKEIGSQLALRWDGLYLFS, from the exons ATGTCCTTGAAGATCCAGACAAGCAACGTAACCAACAAGAATGACCCCAAGTCTATCAATTCTCGAGTCTTCATCGGAAACCTCAACACAGCTGTGGTGAAGAAGTCAGATGTAGAGACCATCTTCTCCAAGTATGGCCGTGTAGCCGGCTGTTCTGTGCACAAAGGTTATGCCTTTGTCCAGTATGCCAATGAGCGTCATGCCCGGGCAGCTGTGCTGGGAGAGAATGGGCGGGTGCTGGCCGGGCAGACCCTGG ATATCAACATGGCTGGAGAGCCCAAGCCCAACAGACCCAAGGGACTAAAGAGAGCAGCATCTGCCATATACAG TGGCTACAGCTTTGACTATGATTACTACCGGGACGACTTCTACGacag GCTCTTCGACTATCGGGGCCGCCTGTCACCTGTGCCAGTGCCCAGGGCAGTCCCTGTGAAGCGACCCCGGGTCACAGTCCCCTTGGTCCGGCGTGTCAAAACCACCATACCCGTCAAGCTCTTTGCCCGCTCCACAGCCATTACCACCAGCTCAGCCAAGATCAAGT TAAAGAGCAGTGAACTGCAGACCATCAAGACAGAGCTGACGCAGATCAAGTCCAACATCGATGCTCTGCTGGGCCGCTTGGAGCAGATTGCCGAGGAGCAGAAGGCCAACCCAG ATGGCAAGAAGAAGGGTGACAGCGGCAGTGCCAGTGCCAGTGGCAGTGGTGGGGGCAGTAGTGGTGGCAGCAGCCGGCCACCAGCCCCCCAAGAGGACACGGCTTCTGAGGCAGGCACGCCCCAGGGAGAAGCACAGGCTCGAGACGACGGCGATGAGGAGGGGCTGCTGACACACAGCGAGGAAGAGCTG cctgaCAGGAGCAACGGCCAGCGGCAGGAGAAGGGCGTGCACTGTATCAGGCCTCATGTTGGGCACCCACCCCTGGATACCACCCCCAGCGGGTCCCAGGAGAGCTGGCAGCAGGCACCTCCTCCCCCACACGTCCCAGCCACTGCCACATCCTCTGCAGGTGCAGTTATcggcctcccctccccacgcACCCTCCCTGTTGGCACCGCCCAGGCCAGAGGACAGAGGTTTCCCTATACTCTACCTCCCCTCCCAGGACACTCCCAGGCTTGGGGTTTTTCTATAGGTTTGGAGAGGGGAGGGTCACGGGGAGGGTACCCTGACAATAAAGAGATTGGATCCCAACTTGCTCTGAGATGGGatggtttgtatttattttcttaa
- the RALY gene encoding RNA-binding protein Raly isoform X5, whose amino-acid sequence MKEQISHSSAALAQPIKSSELQTIKTELTQIKSNIDALLGRLEQIAEEQKANPDGKKKGDSGSASASGSGGGSSGGSSRPPAPQEDTASEAGTPQGEAQARDDGDEEGLLTHSEEELPDRSNGQRQEKGVHCIRPHVGHPPLDTTPSGSQESWQQAPPPPHVPATATSSAGAVIGLPSPRTLPVGTAQARGQRFPYTLPPLPGHSQAWGFSIGLERGGSRGGYPDNKEIGSQLALRWDGLYLFS is encoded by the exons ATGAAGGAACAAATCTCCCACAGTTCTGCAGCTCTAGCACAACCAA TAAAGAGCAGTGAACTGCAGACCATCAAGACAGAGCTGACGCAGATCAAGTCCAACATCGATGCTCTGCTGGGCCGCTTGGAGCAGATTGCCGAGGAGCAGAAGGCCAACCCAG ATGGCAAGAAGAAGGGTGACAGCGGCAGTGCCAGTGCCAGTGGCAGTGGTGGGGGCAGTAGTGGTGGCAGCAGCCGGCCACCAGCCCCCCAAGAGGACACGGCTTCTGAGGCAGGCACGCCCCAGGGAGAAGCACAGGCTCGAGACGACGGCGATGAGGAGGGGCTGCTGACACACAGCGAGGAAGAGCTG cctgaCAGGAGCAACGGCCAGCGGCAGGAGAAGGGCGTGCACTGTATCAGGCCTCATGTTGGGCACCCACCCCTGGATACCACCCCCAGCGGGTCCCAGGAGAGCTGGCAGCAGGCACCTCCTCCCCCACACGTCCCAGCCACTGCCACATCCTCTGCAGGTGCAGTTATcggcctcccctccccacgcACCCTCCCTGTTGGCACCGCCCAGGCCAGAGGACAGAGGTTTCCCTATACTCTACCTCCCCTCCCAGGACACTCCCAGGCTTGGGGTTTTTCTATAGGTTTGGAGAGGGGAGGGTCACGGGGAGGGTACCCTGACAATAAAGAGATTGGATCCCAACTTGCTCTGAGATGGGatggtttgtatttattttcttaa
- the RALY gene encoding RNA-binding protein Raly isoform X4 — MSLKIQTSNVTNKNDPKSINSRVFIGNLNTAVVKKSDVETIFSKYGRVAGCSVHKGYAFVQYANERHARAAVLGENGRVLAGQTLDINMAGEPKPNRPKGLKRAASAIYRLFDYRGRLSPVPVPRAVPVKRPRVTVPLVRRVKTTIPVKLFARSTAITTSSAKIKLKSSELQTIKTELTQIKSNIDALLGRLEQIAEEQKANPDGKKKGDSGSASASGSGGGSSGGSSRPPAPQEDTASEAGTPQGEAQARDDGDEEGLLTHSEEELEHSQDTDAEDGALQ; from the exons ATGTCCTTGAAGATCCAGACAAGCAACGTAACCAACAAGAATGACCCCAAGTCTATCAATTCTCGAGTCTTCATCGGAAACCTCAACACAGCTGTGGTGAAGAAGTCAGATGTAGAGACCATCTTCTCCAAGTATGGCCGTGTAGCCGGCTGTTCTGTGCACAAAGGTTATGCCTTTGTCCAGTATGCCAATGAGCGTCATGCCCGGGCAGCTGTGCTGGGAGAGAATGGGCGGGTGCTGGCCGGGCAGACCCTGG ATATCAACATGGCTGGAGAGCCCAAGCCCAACAGACCCAAGGGACTAAAGAGAGCAGCATCTGCCATATACAG GCTCTTCGACTATCGGGGCCGCCTGTCACCTGTGCCAGTGCCCAGGGCAGTCCCTGTGAAGCGACCCCGGGTCACAGTCCCCTTGGTCCGGCGTGTCAAAACCACCATACCCGTCAAGCTCTTTGCCCGCTCCACAGCCATTACCACCAGCTCAGCCAAGATCAAGT TAAAGAGCAGTGAACTGCAGACCATCAAGACAGAGCTGACGCAGATCAAGTCCAACATCGATGCTCTGCTGGGCCGCTTGGAGCAGATTGCCGAGGAGCAGAAGGCCAACCCAG ATGGCAAGAAGAAGGGTGACAGCGGCAGTGCCAGTGCCAGTGGCAGTGGTGGGGGCAGTAGTGGTGGCAGCAGCCGGCCACCAGCCCCCCAAGAGGACACGGCTTCTGAGGCAGGCACGCCCCAGGGAGAAGCACAGGCTCGAGACGACGGCGATGAGGAGGGGCTGCTGACACACAGCGAGGAAGAGCTG GAGCACAGCCAGGACACAGACGCGGAGGATGGGGCCTTGCAGTAA